A window of Hymenobacter aerilatus contains these coding sequences:
- the fumC gene encoding class II fumarate hydratase, with translation MQFRTEKDTMGTVQVPVDAYWGAQTQRSIENFQIAQDINRMPKEIIRAFAYLKKAAALTNRDAGVLPADKAELIGKVCDEILAGELADQFPLVVWQTGSGTQSNMNMNEVVAYRGHVLQGGSLTDEKKVLAPNDDVNKSQSSNDTFPTAMHIAAYQILVETTIPGIEKLRDTLKAKSEKFMHVVKIGRTHFMDATPLTLGQEFSGYVSQLDHGLRAIKNTLAHLSELALGGTAVGTGINTPAGYSENVAKYIADLTGLPFVTAENKFEALAAHDAIVEAHGALKTVAVALMKIANDVRMLSSGPRAGIGELHIPDNEPGSSIMPGKVNPTQCEAMTMVAAQVLGNDVAISVGGSMGHFELNVFKPVMIYNFLHSARLIGDVCVSFNDKCAVGIEPIEANIKKHVDSSLMLVTALNPHIGYYKAAEIAQTAHKNGSTLKETALQLGYLTAEQFDEWLKPEDMVGDLPK, from the coding sequence ATGCAGTTTCGTACCGAGAAGGATACCATGGGCACTGTGCAGGTTCCCGTTGATGCCTATTGGGGCGCTCAGACCCAGCGTTCTATCGAGAATTTTCAGATTGCCCAGGACATCAACCGGATGCCCAAGGAAATCATCCGCGCGTTTGCCTACCTTAAGAAGGCCGCAGCTCTCACCAACCGCGATGCTGGTGTACTACCCGCCGATAAAGCCGAACTGATTGGCAAAGTCTGCGACGAAATTCTGGCTGGTGAACTGGCCGATCAGTTTCCGCTGGTGGTATGGCAAACGGGCTCGGGCACGCAGTCGAACATGAACATGAACGAGGTAGTGGCCTACCGTGGCCATGTGCTGCAGGGTGGTAGCCTTACCGACGAGAAGAAAGTGCTGGCTCCGAACGACGATGTGAACAAGTCGCAGTCGAGCAACGACACCTTCCCGACGGCTATGCACATTGCTGCCTACCAGATTCTAGTCGAAACTACCATCCCCGGCATCGAGAAGCTGCGCGACACGCTGAAGGCGAAGTCGGAGAAGTTTATGCATGTGGTGAAAATTGGCCGCACGCACTTCATGGATGCCACGCCGCTCACGCTGGGCCAAGAGTTTTCGGGCTACGTATCGCAGCTCGACCACGGCCTGCGGGCTATCAAGAATACACTGGCCCACCTCTCGGAGCTGGCACTGGGCGGTACGGCCGTAGGCACGGGCATTAACACGCCCGCTGGCTATTCCGAAAACGTGGCCAAGTACATTGCCGACCTCACGGGCCTACCCTTCGTGACGGCCGAAAATAAGTTTGAGGCCCTGGCTGCCCACGATGCCATTGTGGAAGCCCATGGTGCCCTAAAAACGGTGGCGGTAGCGCTGATGAAAATTGCCAACGACGTGCGCATGCTGAGCAGCGGCCCCCGCGCTGGCATTGGTGAACTGCATATCCCCGACAACGAGCCCGGCTCCAGTATCATGCCCGGCAAGGTGAACCCAACCCAGTGCGAGGCTATGACGATGGTAGCCGCACAGGTGCTCGGCAATGATGTGGCCATTTCGGTGGGTGGCTCCATGGGTCACTTCGAGCTGAATGTGTTCAAGCCGGTGATGATCTACAACTTCCTGCATTCGGCCCGCTTGATTGGCGACGTGTGTGTGTCGTTTAATGATAAGTGCGCCGTGGGTATCGAGCCCATTGAAGCCAACATCAAGAAGCACGTCGATTCATCACTGATGCTGGTGACGGCCCTAAACCCGCACATTGGCTACTACAAAGCCGCCGAAATTGCCCAGACAGCCCACAAAAACGGTTCTACCCTCAAGGAAACCGCCTTGCAACTGGGCTACCTCACGGCCGAGCAATTCGACGAGTGGCTGAAGCCTGAGGATATGGTAGGCGACCTGCCGAAGTAA
- a CDS encoding GNAT family N-acetyltransferase, whose translation MEYSRDVILENNRVRLRPLESSDFEYLKRIAFEDEIWRYMTTLAPRNNVELAAYVAQSIRARVDKQRYPFVIIDRETGRIAGCTSYGNIVLADRRLEIGWTWLGTEFQRTGINRAAKHLLLHYAFGELDCERVELKTDARNQKSREAMVRMGATEEGTLRSHMALPNGQRRDTVYYSILRPEWDELRQTVFHEFDSRG comes from the coding sequence ATGGAGTATTCCCGCGACGTCATCCTCGAAAATAACCGCGTACGGCTGCGCCCCCTCGAATCATCAGACTTTGAGTACCTCAAGCGCATCGCTTTTGAGGACGAAATCTGGCGCTATATGACTACGCTAGCCCCGCGTAACAACGTAGAATTGGCTGCCTACGTGGCCCAGAGCATTCGGGCGCGAGTCGACAAACAGCGCTACCCCTTCGTGATTATCGACCGCGAAACCGGGCGTATTGCGGGCTGCACCAGTTACGGCAACATTGTGCTGGCCGACCGCCGCCTGGAAATTGGGTGGACGTGGCTGGGCACGGAATTTCAGCGCACCGGCATCAATCGGGCCGCTAAGCACCTGCTGCTGCACTACGCCTTTGGCGAGCTGGATTGCGAGCGGGTAGAGTTGAAAACGGATGCCCGCAACCAGAAGTCGCGTGAGGCAATGGTGCGCATGGGTGCCACCGAGGAAGGCACGTTGCGTAGCCATATGGCCCTACCCAACGGCCAGCGCCGCGACACGGTATACTACAGCATCTTGCGGCCGGAGTGGGACGAGCTGCGCCAAACCGTTTTTCACGAGTTCGATAGCCGTGGCTGA
- a CDS encoding diacylglycerol kinase family protein, with translation MAEPSASDQAQRQSMLRKRIASFGHAFRGVGAALRSEVHLRFHALATVVVIGLGLYFDITRIEWALVAAAVGTVWSAELVNTAVEAVVDLVSPDYHPLAGKAKDVAAAAVLLAALGALVVGLLIFVPRLLP, from the coding sequence GTGGCTGAACCATCTGCTTCTGATCAGGCACAGCGGCAGTCTATGCTACGCAAGCGCATTGCCAGCTTTGGGCACGCCTTTCGGGGGGTAGGGGCGGCGTTGCGCTCCGAGGTGCACTTGCGCTTTCATGCCCTGGCTACGGTGGTGGTAATAGGGCTGGGGCTCTACTTTGATATCACGCGCATAGAGTGGGCTTTGGTGGCCGCCGCCGTGGGCACCGTGTGGAGCGCCGAGCTGGTGAATACGGCCGTAGAAGCCGTAGTAGACCTGGTTTCGCCGGACTACCACCCGCTGGCGGGCAAAGCCAAAGATGTGGCTGCTGCCGCGGTGCTGCTAGCCGCACTAGGCGCGCTAGTAGTCGGGCTGCTGATTTTTGTGCCGCGGCTGCTACCCTAA
- a CDS encoding DUF6970 domain-containing protein, whose product MRLSYTLLLAATLLSGAACSRVDVNTPTADPNNGLAQPFSTPSPTSANTVVPVPNNDMPLDTARRPGWLDTRIQKIQSTKQLNPPAQVYRYKYRGQTVYYETSSGADQFSTLYDTDGKVLCHPDGGLTGKGDGNCPDFEKRRTGGVLVWTDQR is encoded by the coding sequence ATGCGTCTTTCCTACACACTGCTGTTAGCAGCTACTCTTCTTTCTGGCGCGGCATGCAGCCGGGTTGATGTGAATACTCCCACTGCCGACCCTAATAACGGTTTGGCGCAGCCGTTTTCAACGCCGTCGCCCACCAGCGCCAATACAGTGGTGCCCGTGCCAAATAATGATATGCCGCTGGACACCGCCCGCCGCCCTGGTTGGCTCGATACGCGTATTCAAAAAATTCAGTCGACGAAGCAGCTGAATCCGCCTGCCCAGGTATACCGCTACAAATACCGTGGTCAGACGGTATACTATGAGACCAGCAGCGGAGCCGATCAGTTCAGCACGTTGTACGACACGGACGGTAAAGTCCTGTGTCACCCCGACGGCGGCCTCACCGGCAAAGGCGACGGCAACTGCCCCGACTTCGAAAAGCGCCGCACCGGCGGTGTGCTCGTCTGGACCGACCAGCGGTGA
- a CDS encoding DinB family protein, giving the protein MINTNEKLAVYNVWANDTLLRHLDKTVAETGQPIPANILRLFSHVLNAQYIWIGRLTNTPSPVKVWQEHPLEELHRMHEQTSERWLGMVRAADEAELSRTITYTNSAGDGFTSVVSDIFTHMPVHANYHRGQVAIKMRDAGLEPINTDFITYCRQLDAGQVVSL; this is encoded by the coding sequence ATGATCAATACCAACGAAAAGCTCGCCGTATACAATGTGTGGGCCAACGACACGCTGCTGCGCCATCTCGATAAAACCGTTGCCGAAACCGGCCAGCCTATTCCCGCCAACATCCTACGCCTGTTCAGCCACGTGCTCAACGCGCAGTATATCTGGATTGGCCGCCTCACCAACACGCCCAGCCCCGTGAAAGTATGGCAGGAGCACCCGTTGGAAGAGCTGCACCGCATGCACGAGCAAACCTCGGAGCGCTGGCTGGGTATGGTGCGCGCTGCCGACGAGGCCGAGCTGAGCCGCACCATCACCTACACCAACTCGGCCGGCGACGGCTTCACGAGCGTGGTATCGGACATCTTCACGCACATGCCCGTGCACGCCAACTACCACCGCGGACAGGTAGCCATCAAAATGCGCGATGCGGGCCTCGAGCCCATCAATACTGACTTCATCACCTATTGCCGCCAGCTCGACGCTGGGCAGGTAGTAAGTCTGTAA
- a CDS encoding thioredoxin family protein, giving the protein MSDFSPPTPTPVLPLERLEASYSYTAYRQLVDDLLAQGKTTGPQQTEELVQYTKLNEQRMSRLDKTTHVLPALADAAVHVPYPLVWLILTEGWCGDAAQIVPVLEHVAEASAGNIRTRYLLRDENLDLMDRYLTGTSRAIPRLIVLRADTLKEVAQWGPRPAPAQELLLRLKAEGLSHEEYVTQIHTWYAHDKTQTLQQEMLELLQSLPR; this is encoded by the coding sequence ATGTCTGATTTCTCACCACCCACGCCTACCCCCGTTCTTCCGCTCGAGCGCCTGGAGGCCTCTTACTCCTACACTGCCTACCGCCAGTTGGTAGACGACCTACTGGCCCAAGGCAAAACCACTGGCCCGCAGCAAACCGAGGAGCTGGTGCAGTATACTAAGCTGAACGAGCAGCGCATGTCGCGCCTCGACAAAACCACCCACGTGTTGCCTGCCCTGGCCGATGCTGCCGTACACGTGCCCTACCCCCTGGTATGGCTGATTTTAACCGAAGGTTGGTGTGGCGATGCGGCCCAAATTGTGCCCGTACTAGAACATGTGGCTGAGGCCTCGGCCGGCAACATCCGCACCCGCTACCTACTGCGCGACGAAAACCTAGACCTGATGGACCGTTACCTTACGGGTACCAGCCGCGCTATTCCGCGGCTCATCGTGCTCCGCGCCGATACGCTGAAGGAAGTAGCCCAATGGGGCCCGCGCCCTGCACCAGCGCAGGAGTTGCTGCTCCGTTTAAAAGCGGAAGGCCTTTCGCATGAGGAATACGTTACGCAAATCCATACCTGGTACGCCCACGATAAAACTCAGACCTTGCAACAGGAAATGCTGGAGCTGCTGCAAAGCCTACCCCGATAA
- a CDS encoding DUF4382 domain-containing protein, with product MKATRLFPLAVAALLALGGCSKDSSSNMAKMEVLLADAPGDFSAVVLDVQQVQIHATDTNDENGWQTLPMLKAGQYNVLDFVNGRSALLASADFPPGRVSQIRLVLGANNYVVTRDGTRYALKTPSAQTSGLKLKIDADLTQDVTYTVLLDFDVAKSIVERGNGNKADKDRFLLKPVIRAITTAVAGGIKGSVTPTTAQPQVLAIRTSTVPNDTLSTFADASGGFLLRGVPAGTYRVEFFAPLPLKNVVRTGINVTNTQVTNLGNVDLK from the coding sequence ATGAAGGCAACTCGTTTGTTTCCGCTGGCTGTAGCGGCGCTCTTGGCGCTAGGAGGTTGTAGCAAGGACTCTAGCAGCAACATGGCCAAGATGGAAGTGCTTCTGGCAGATGCTCCTGGCGACTTCAGCGCCGTAGTGCTGGACGTGCAGCAAGTACAAATCCATGCGACTGATACCAACGATGAAAACGGCTGGCAAACCTTGCCCATGCTGAAGGCTGGTCAGTACAACGTATTGGATTTCGTGAATGGCCGCTCGGCCTTGCTGGCCAGTGCCGATTTCCCGCCCGGCCGTGTTTCGCAGATCCGACTGGTGCTGGGTGCCAACAACTACGTGGTTACCCGCGACGGTACGCGCTACGCCTTGAAAACGCCAAGCGCGCAAACCTCAGGGCTCAAGCTGAAAATAGACGCGGACCTAACGCAGGATGTCACGTACACTGTCCTCCTGGATTTTGATGTGGCCAAGTCCATTGTGGAGCGCGGCAACGGCAACAAGGCCGACAAAGACCGTTTTTTGCTGAAGCCTGTTATCCGGGCCATCACCACGGCTGTGGCAGGCGGCATCAAGGGTAGCGTAACGCCTACCACAGCACAGCCGCAAGTACTGGCCATCCGCACCTCTACGGTGCCCAACGACACACTCAGCACCTTCGCCGACGCCTCGGGTGGATTCCTGCTGCGTGGCGTACCGGCTGGTACTTACCGCGTCGAATTCTTTGCGCCTTTGCCTCTGAAAAATGTAGTACGCACTGGCATAAATGTCACCAATACGCAGGTTACCAATCTGGGCAACGTCGATTTAAAATAG
- a CDS encoding AsmA family protein, whose amino-acid sequence MRKFLIGLLIFVVVLVAALAAAPFLFKDKIQAAFDKQLAAHVAAKVEYDPSKISVSLFRDFPNLALSVENLRIIGQDSFARDTLAYLPALRVGMDLMSVVSGDQIKVKSVVLDEPDISLRVLKSGRANWDIFLSDSAAAAKTDVDTSAVSVAIKGWQINNGHLRYNDQSIPFAMEARHVNHSGSGDFEQNIFDMASQTTADGFRMTYAGANYISNAKLDADVTMAMDLDKMLFTFKDNKVKLNDFPAQFAGSVGLPNATDITYDMTFKALETDFKNVLSVVPGMYSEQFKDINTTGKIAFDGYLKGVQNDLRMPGYGVNLQVKDGMFKYPQLPEAARNINVDMVVDNPSGFTNNVKVNVKQFHLDLGKNPIDGNVAIDGLEPMKVDGRVKANVDLAEMTKVYPVEDLTLRGRLFVDAVGKGTYSKTQMPVVNAKMNLTNGYVKSKQFPAPIQNLTLNGTVTNTTGQVNDTRINIPQFKMLLDGEPLEGRLAAQNIDKPVFDADIHGTVDLTKITKIFPLEGMTLTGRLTGNVAAKGSMADVEAERYQNVKASGTVNASNVTYKSTDLPQGMRITKATATFNNDQIVLKDMAGFVGSSDIAASGTISNYLGYLFTPGQSLKGNLTVNSNRFNVNEWMVDEVSEKPTTGAVAATKAPTTATQADGVLQIPKYFDLTLNSNVNQVVYDNLKLNDVKGQVVVRDEAVRLNNLNFSTLGGSFATTGSYSSKDLQHPKFDLGLNIKNLNFQNAFNAFNSIKTLVPLANNLEGVFSTNFNVSGEMGKDMMPVYSTLTGKGLFEVVSAAVNNSPVLNTISSLTQVQALKKFAVQNKDVAAEILNGNFIVKPFDVNVGDIKMTVGGSNNVNGNLEYVTAINMPTGQVGNALQSKLTSLTGVSNIKGTDRVTLGLNIGGTVKDPKVKLTTGSVKTQAVDVAKSLVGGLVDSKLTNAKQAAAAKALLNQDSARAELAKRQQELQTKAQQEVEKRRLEAEAKLKEKATQGLNNLIFGKKKPAATPAPTPAAADTTKAQK is encoded by the coding sequence ATGCGTAAATTTCTGATTGGCCTGCTGATTTTTGTGGTGGTGCTGGTAGCGGCGCTGGCCGCCGCACCGTTTCTATTTAAAGACAAGATTCAAGCAGCGTTTGACAAGCAACTGGCCGCGCACGTGGCCGCCAAGGTAGAGTACGACCCCAGTAAGATCAGCGTGAGCCTGTTTCGCGACTTTCCGAACCTGGCCTTAAGCGTGGAGAATCTGCGCATCATTGGGCAGGACTCCTTCGCCCGCGACACCTTGGCCTACCTACCAGCCCTGCGGGTAGGGATGGACCTGATGAGCGTGGTGAGCGGCGACCAGATCAAGGTGAAGTCGGTGGTGCTCGATGAGCCCGACATTTCGTTGCGAGTGCTGAAAAGCGGCCGCGCTAACTGGGACATTTTCCTATCTGACTCGGCTGCTGCGGCGAAGACTGACGTGGACACCTCAGCGGTGAGCGTGGCCATCAAGGGCTGGCAGATCAACAACGGCCACCTGCGCTACAACGACCAGTCGATTCCGTTTGCGATGGAAGCGCGCCACGTGAACCACTCCGGTTCCGGCGACTTCGAGCAAAACATCTTCGACATGGCCTCGCAGACGACAGCCGACGGCTTCCGGATGACATACGCTGGGGCCAACTATATCAGCAACGCCAAACTTGATGCTGATGTAACGATGGCCATGGACCTGGACAAGATGCTATTCACCTTCAAAGACAACAAGGTGAAGCTGAATGACTTTCCGGCGCAGTTTGCCGGTAGCGTGGGCCTACCCAACGCCACCGACATCACCTACGACATGACCTTTAAGGCACTGGAAACGGACTTCAAGAATGTGCTGAGCGTGGTGCCGGGTATGTATTCGGAGCAGTTCAAGGACATCAACACCACGGGCAAGATTGCCTTCGATGGCTACCTAAAAGGCGTGCAGAATGACCTACGCATGCCGGGCTATGGCGTGAACCTGCAAGTGAAAGACGGCATGTTTAAGTATCCGCAGCTGCCCGAAGCCGCCCGCAACATCAACGTAGACATGGTGGTAGATAACCCTTCGGGCTTCACCAACAACGTGAAGGTGAACGTGAAGCAATTTCACCTCGACCTCGGCAAGAACCCCATCGACGGTAACGTGGCCATTGACGGTTTGGAACCGATGAAGGTAGACGGCCGCGTGAAGGCCAACGTGGACCTAGCCGAGATGACCAAAGTATACCCGGTAGAAGATCTGACGCTACGCGGGCGTCTGTTTGTAGATGCGGTAGGTAAGGGCACATACTCCAAGACCCAAATGCCGGTGGTAAATGCCAAGATGAACCTCACGAACGGTTACGTAAAGTCGAAGCAATTCCCTGCCCCAATTCAGAACCTGACGCTAAATGGTACTGTAACCAACACCACCGGCCAGGTGAACGACACGCGCATCAACATTCCGCAGTTTAAGATGCTGCTCGACGGTGAACCGCTAGAGGGCCGCTTAGCGGCGCAGAACATCGATAAGCCGGTGTTTGACGCGGACATTCACGGCACGGTAGATCTCACCAAAATCACCAAAATCTTCCCGCTGGAAGGCATGACCTTGACGGGCCGCCTGACCGGCAATGTAGCCGCTAAGGGTAGTATGGCCGATGTGGAGGCCGAGCGCTACCAGAACGTGAAGGCCTCGGGCACGGTGAATGCCAGTAACGTGACCTACAAGAGCACCGACCTGCCCCAGGGCATGCGCATCACCAAAGCCACGGCTACTTTCAACAACGACCAGATTGTGCTGAAGGACATGGCCGGCTTTGTGGGCTCGTCGGATATTGCGGCCTCGGGCACCATCAGCAATTACCTAGGCTACCTGTTCACGCCGGGCCAGTCGCTGAAAGGCAACCTAACGGTGAACAGCAACCGCTTCAACGTGAATGAGTGGATGGTGGATGAGGTGAGCGAGAAGCCGACCACCGGCGCCGTAGCGGCCACCAAAGCCCCTACCACTGCCACCCAGGCCGATGGCGTACTGCAAATCCCGAAGTACTTCGACCTGACGTTGAACAGCAACGTGAACCAAGTGGTGTACGATAACCTGAAGCTGAATGATGTGAAAGGCCAGGTAGTGGTGCGCGACGAGGCCGTGCGACTCAACAATTTGAATTTCAGCACTCTCGGCGGTTCGTTTGCTACCACAGGCAGCTACAGCAGCAAAGACCTCCAACACCCCAAGTTTGATTTGGGTCTGAATATCAAAAACCTGAATTTCCAGAATGCCTTCAACGCTTTCAACTCCATCAAAACGCTGGTGCCGCTGGCGAATAACCTGGAGGGCGTGTTTTCTACGAACTTCAACGTGAGCGGCGAGATGGGCAAGGATATGATGCCGGTGTACAGCACGCTCACGGGCAAGGGCTTATTTGAGGTAGTAAGCGCTGCCGTGAACAATTCGCCGGTGCTGAATACCATCAGCTCGCTCACGCAAGTACAGGCGCTCAAGAAGTTTGCAGTACAGAACAAAGATGTGGCTGCCGAAATCCTGAACGGCAACTTCATTGTGAAGCCCTTCGACGTGAACGTGGGCGATATTAAGATGACCGTGGGCGGCTCCAACAACGTGAACGGTAACCTGGAATACGTGACGGCTATCAACATGCCCACTGGGCAGGTAGGTAACGCGTTGCAAAGCAAGCTCACCTCGCTCACGGGTGTATCCAACATCAAAGGCACCGACCGCGTAACGCTCGGCCTGAACATTGGCGGAACCGTGAAAGACCCCAAAGTGAAGCTGACGACCGGCAGCGTGAAAACCCAGGCCGTGGATGTAGCTAAGAGTTTGGTGGGCGGCTTAGTGGATAGCAAGCTGACCAATGCCAAGCAGGCCGCCGCTGCCAAAGCCCTGCTCAACCAAGACAGCGCCCGCGCCGAGCTGGCTAAGCGTCAGCAGGAACTGCAAACCAAAGCCCAACAGGAAGTGGAAAAACGCCGCCTGGAAGCCGAAGCTAAGCTAAAAGAAAAAGCCACGCAGGGACTCAACAACCTGATTTTTGGTAAGAAGAAGCCTGCTGCCACCCCGGCGCCTACCCCCGCCGCAGCGGATACGACCAAGGCTCAGAAATAG
- a CDS encoding PorP/SprF family type IX secretion system membrane protein, whose translation MALSAGASVSYGRQTVSYGNLLLGDQISDDGTISGSPSTDPLLLQYNPVNYFTLGTGMVLYTEHAWVGVAAHHLNQPDLGFVEQSILPIRLNFNAGYKYFFAKSVIKGEAREISLTPTVSYTRQGSLQRAEAGFYFTTTPVTVGAVYRGVPLPGSNHPQQLLTGIVGLSFGAFRLGYSYDASLSRLSADLGGAHEVSLALRNFDRLEAAWRRLKRRNYPVAPTPAF comes from the coding sequence GTGGCGCTCAGCGCTGGCGCCAGCGTCAGCTACGGCCGGCAGACTGTCAGCTACGGCAACCTGTTGCTTGGGGACCAGATTTCCGACGACGGCACTATTTCGGGCAGTCCCTCAACCGATCCGCTGTTGTTGCAGTATAACCCGGTGAACTATTTTACCCTTGGCACGGGTATGGTACTGTATACCGAGCATGCCTGGGTAGGCGTAGCGGCGCATCACCTCAATCAACCCGACCTGGGCTTCGTGGAGCAGAGTATTTTACCCATTCGCCTGAATTTTAACGCGGGCTACAAATATTTTTTTGCAAAAAGCGTTATCAAGGGCGAAGCACGCGAAATTAGCTTGACACCGACGGTTAGTTACACCCGGCAAGGTAGTTTGCAGCGCGCAGAGGCCGGTTTTTACTTCACCACCACGCCGGTTACGGTGGGCGCCGTGTACCGCGGCGTGCCGTTGCCGGGCTCAAATCACCCACAGCAGCTACTTACCGGAATTGTTGGCCTGAGTTTTGGTGCATTTCGGCTCGGTTATAGCTACGACGCTAGTCTGAGTCGACTAAGTGCCGATTTGGGTGGGGCCCACGAGGTGTCCCTGGCCCTGCGAAACTTCGACCGGCTGGAAGCGGCTTGGCGGCGCCTGAAGCGGCGCAACTACCCCGTAGCGCCTACCCCGGCGTTCTAG
- a CDS encoding SUMF1/EgtB/PvdO family nonheme iron enzyme — protein sequence MNFSKYLRFAIVGACALASCKSGPRTATKPGKYSSTTGIEYNTEEGMKVADYAGIPEGPGLIFIEGGRTVLGSAEEDIAMTHDNMERTVTIASFYMDEAEVANIHWLEYLHFVRKDSSEEFYQSALPDTTVWARELSFNDPYVDYYLRYPGFRYFPVVGVSWLQANDYCTWRTSKVNENLAGLSGDGESSGGKRGLFGRKKNAPAADAAEGGESKKPSIEDGNTLPNYRLPTEAEWEYAAQALVGTQETGNENQENKRIYPWDGRQVRNSYGKTQGQFLANFKRGRGDYAGIAGALNDGAMITEYIYNYPPNDYGLYNMAGNVNEWVQDIYRPLSFEDVEDLNPFRRNGFLDPAEKYDKKGYQSLIDDHVRVYKGGSWRDVAYWLSPGTRRFMAEDSATATIGFRCAMINAGSNK from the coding sequence ATGAATTTCTCCAAGTACCTGCGTTTCGCCATTGTAGGAGCCTGTGCGCTGGCTTCCTGCAAAAGTGGCCCACGCACCGCCACCAAGCCGGGTAAGTACAGCTCCACCACAGGTATTGAGTATAATACCGAGGAAGGGATGAAAGTGGCCGACTATGCCGGTATTCCGGAAGGTCCAGGTCTGATCTTCATTGAAGGCGGCCGTACGGTGCTGGGCTCGGCAGAAGAGGACATTGCCATGACCCATGACAACATGGAGCGTACCGTTACCATCGCCTCGTTCTACATGGATGAAGCGGAGGTAGCCAACATCCACTGGTTGGAATATCTGCACTTTGTGCGCAAAGACTCGTCGGAGGAGTTCTACCAGTCGGCGCTGCCTGATACTACGGTATGGGCGCGCGAGCTGTCATTTAACGACCCATACGTAGATTACTACCTGCGCTACCCCGGCTTCCGCTACTTCCCGGTAGTAGGCGTAAGCTGGCTACAAGCCAACGACTACTGCACGTGGCGTACGTCTAAGGTAAATGAAAACCTGGCTGGCCTGAGTGGCGATGGAGAGAGCAGTGGCGGTAAACGCGGTCTGTTTGGTCGTAAGAAAAACGCCCCCGCTGCTGATGCTGCCGAGGGTGGTGAAAGCAAGAAACCATCTATCGAAGATGGCAATACGCTGCCGAACTACCGCCTGCCCACCGAGGCCGAGTGGGAATACGCTGCGCAGGCACTCGTTGGTACGCAGGAAACCGGCAACGAAAACCAGGAAAACAAGCGCATCTATCCTTGGGATGGTCGCCAGGTGCGGAACTCCTACGGCAAGACCCAGGGCCAGTTCCTAGCTAACTTCAAACGCGGTCGTGGCGACTACGCCGGTATTGCTGGTGCTCTGAACGACGGCGCTATGATTACGGAGTACATCTACAACTACCCACCCAATGACTACGGCCTCTACAACATGGCCGGCAACGTGAACGAATGGGTACAGGATATCTACCGCCCGCTATCGTTTGAAGATGTGGAAGACCTGAACCCCTTCCGTCGTAACGGCTTCCTCGACCCTGCTGAGAAGTACGATAAGAAAGGCTACCAGTCCCTCATCGACGACCACGTGCGGGTGTATAAAGGCGGTTCTTGGCGCGACGTAGCCTACTGGCTCTCGCCCGGTACGCGTCGTTTCATGGCAGAAGATTCGGCTACTGCTACCATCGGTTTCCGCTGCGCTATGATCAACGCTGGCTCAAACAAGTAA
- a CDS encoding CsbD family protein produces the protein MDLNDNKINDQTELRTRGNWNQIKGEAKQKWGNLTDDDLDYAEGKQDEWFGRLQEKTGDAIDDIKAWFHRTF, from the coding sequence ATGGACCTCAACGATAATAAAATCAACGACCAAACCGAACTGCGCACGCGCGGCAACTGGAACCAGATCAAGGGCGAAGCCAAGCAAAAGTGGGGCAACCTCACCGACGACGACTTGGACTATGCCGAAGGCAAGCAGGACGAGTGGTTTGGCCGTCTGCAAGAGAAAACTGGCGACGCTATTGATGACATCAAAGCGTGGTTCCACCGCACTTTCTAG